GAGATGGGCGGCAAACAGCAGGGCGGCGAGCGCAATTCCAGACTTCGCGCCCTGGCGCGTTCCGATCAGCGCCGGAGCGGAGAAGACGAAGACGGCAAGCGTCGTCACCCCCATCACGCCAATCACATGCGCCGACTGCATCATCAGCGGAACGGGCATCAGGCCGTAGCCGATGGCATTCCAGGGAAAGCCGGTAAGAATGATGCTCCGAAGCCATTCCATCAGGCCGAAGCCGGCCGCCAGCGCGGCGATCCGACCCATGCCGTCGGACCAGACGATCCGGGCAAGTGCGGTCGCCAGCCCGTAGAAGACCGCAAGGCAGGCCGGCAGTCCCAGGACTGCCAGGGGCAGTGCCCAGGCAAATTCCTCCGAATCGACCAGCAAGGCATGACCGATCCACCAGAGGCCGGCGACGAAATAGCCGAAGCCGAACAGCCAGCCGACGGCAAAGGCCGGCGATAGCCTGCCGATCAGGCCGCTTTCAGGAGAGGCCGCCGCCCCGTCGATCAGCCAGACGAGCAGCGTGAAGGAGAGGAACATCGCCGCGAAAAAGCCGAAAGGCGGCAGCGCCAGTGCGGCGAATCCTCCAGCGGCGACGGCCAGCAACGACCGTTTTAACCCCCAGACGAGGATAACCCTGTCCGCAAGCCGCTCCATGCGCACTCCCATCAAACCGCGAATCAACCCATTCGCAGTCTTTCAAAAAAGCGGCTCTTTGTCCTGTTTCCGCGTCGACCCGAAAGGCGATTCCGATTTTCGTACTGATGCCTAGTTCGTGGTCGATTCGGCCGGCCGGTCGTCGCCGGTCTCGGGTCCGGGCGCGATGTCGCCAGCCTCCTTGGCGCGGCGCCGGATCGCGTGGCGCTTGCGGGTGATGCGCAGCCGCTTGATGCGGCGCGGATCGGCGTCGAGGATATGGAATTCGAAGTTCGGCAGGGCCTGGACGACTTCGCCGCGGACGGGGATGCGGCCGAGCGCGGAGAAGATCAGCCCGCCCAGCGTGTCGACCTCGTCGACCTGTTCGCTGATGTCGAAATCCGGTCCGATCGCTTCGGCGATCTCTTCCAGTTCGACACGGGCGTCGGCGACGAAGACGTCTTCGGCGACGCGCTTGAACATCACTTCTTCGTCGTCATGTTCGTCGTCGATGTCGCCGACCACCATTTCGACGATGTCCTCATGCGAGGCGAGACCATCGGTGCCGCCATATTCGTCGATGACGAGCGCCATCTGCGTACGGTTCACCTGCATCCGGCGCAGCAGGTCGGAGGCCAGCATCGACGGCGGCACGAACAGGATCTTGCGGATGATGCCGGCCTCGGCCAGCGTCTTCTGCAGGTCGACCCGGGCAAGATCGAAATTGGGCTTGGTTGAGCGCGGCGGCTTCTGGATGTTCTCCGGCGCGACTTCGATCGCCGGCGTTGCAGCGGCCGGCTTTGCCGGGCCGCGGCGCTTGTTGCGCGCCTGCTTGGCGACATAGGAGAGCAGGTCGCGGATATGCACCATGCCGCGCGGGTCGTCGAGCGTATCGGCATAAAC
This DNA window, taken from Rhizobium etli CFN 42, encodes the following:
- a CDS encoding hemolysin family protein, producing MSDFTTKPAADAKDSESSSSSDEVGSSSRPSGRSQSFWSRAARILRPQQGSRLREDLADALMTDAAGDDAFSPDERAMLHNILRFREVRVADVMVPRADIEAVDQNITIGELMILFEESGRSRMPVYADTLDDPRGMVHIRDLLSYVAKQARNKRRGPAKPAAATPAIEVAPENIQKPPRSTKPNFDLARVDLQKTLAEAGIIRKILFVPPSMLASDLLRRMQVNRTQMALVIDEYGGTDGLASHEDIVEMVVGDIDDEHDDEEVMFKRVAEDVFVADARVELEEIAEAIGPDFDISEQVDEVDTLGGLIFSALGRIPVRGEVVQALPNFEFHILDADPRRIKRLRITRKRHAIRRRAKEAGDIAPGPETGDDRPAESTTN